The Vitis vinifera cultivar Pinot Noir 40024 chromosome 1, ASM3070453v1 DNA segment ataaaattataatcttTTATTATAATTGGTAGCTTCCTTCTTTAAAGAAACTACTAGAGTTTCTCATTACTCCACCCTCGAGATTCTAGGTGTAAAACTTGATGCGAAGAAATAGTATAGTTGTAAAGAAACTCCAACCTTACGGAAAAGAATTAATAGACTTAATAATAATCATACTATTTATAGGTAAGTTTATTGATCAAAGATAAggatttcaaataaaatagagaattattttcatttgtttttaactaatttaatttaaaataaaattgaattttatggaattttATCTACTTATCCATTCTCTTTTCTTTAACTTACATGTGTTTTTGACAGTAAACTTAAAACAACATTGAAATTGTAACAATACCCAACCGGTTTCATAAGCCTACAAAAATTGATCACTTGGTGATTGCACTTCTTCATGTCCAATTCCCTTATACATTATACAACTTTtcacaaataattaatattgcGGATGACATTTTCTTTGCTTCTTAAATTCTTCATTCAAAATGTTTCATTTCCCTGTTTGTAAACTATTGCCGACGCCGGAACAACTACTCGTCCttttcttcgtcttcttcatcGTAGTTGAAAGGTAGAGGTACTGACTTGAATGCACGATACTTGCCGACATTGTTCAAATGCTCATTCTCTATTCTGATAAACATAACAACATATATAGCAAATCATTAGAAGCAGAAGAAGTTAACTCTTAGCGTCGTGTAGACCCACGGAAGTAATGTGTTTATAGAGCCAGGTTTGGTTGTAATTGGTAAGAGATTTTAGAAACTTTGATGCCTAAATGGATGAAAATACCTGAAGAAATTCCATATGCCACGACGAATAATCTCCAGGCAGGCAACAATTGTAACTAAGGCTTCAGTGTGTAGGAAAGGCAACTTGAAATTCAACACAGTTTGTAACCAGGCAAGTCTCAGCAGGACATTCAGAACCTGAATATTTCATGCACATGATTAGTTAATCTTGAGAGTCAGTTAAATACACTAAGAGTACCAGACATTATGTTTTCTTCCTTACCATAGCTCCAAAATATACACTCTTGTAAGGAATAAGGAGTTTATCTCTCAACCAAGGATTCTTAGAGTGCTTTTGCAGCAGGCCCCAATCAAAAACGAGGTCCCAATATGTACTAAAGACTGCTGCAAATGCTGAGGAAATGAAGGCTACAATCCTCCACGCCAATCCCCTGTTAAGACTGTAAGCTGTTCTCACACTAACTGCTACAACGGTTGAGAAATATTTGAGCCCATTATATCCTTGCATCGGATCTTTCTCTTCAAACAGTCGTCTAAGGCACTAGAAAGGAAGAAAGGGGAAGTGCCAACAAATTAAGTTTACGGACAATGTGTCAGTTTAATAATTGTAAGCAATTTAATAGTGGAAACTTTTGGAATAGGCAATTTACATCATTCTAGTTCTCGTTTTTAACTCCTTTCAAACACAAATCAAGTTACCTTTTAAAGGAAAGAACATTGGACATTTGTGACATCCGGCATCATCCAATAagagaaaaagtttttgataatatatattcAGTGAGTTCCTTTTAATTAGATAAATGCGTTTTAAATCCATGAGGACCTATTGAACATGTATCAGATCAAAGCCCCAACCCCCATGTGATTCTGAGGCCCAATAGACAATGTCTTACAACATACCTGAAGGAAGCGACACCAGTATGGAACCGCAGCAACTATAAAGAGGAAAGCATTGTACGCATCATTGCGTTTACAGGTATTCTGTCTAAGTCTGTAATCTCCCATACCATAGTAGCACAAAAAGAACTCAAAACTTCTAAATGCTTGCACCTGCAACAGAATTATAATCAACGGAACTTTTAATGATCTAAACAGAAAGAAGGAATCTGTCATGTTCTAGGATAAGCTGTCATTCAAATTAACCTGGCTAGTTAGCTGGTCTGCCAAGAAAAAGTCTGGGAGTGTGACCTGTAGAGGACatgaataaaattctaaataaataaagccaTCGTTTTTCCAGTTTCACTATCCTTTTTTGCTATATTTCTACCACCACCATCTTATTACCTTGTAGAGAGGTGCACAGATACAGTGAAACAAACATGTGAGGAAGAAGAATCGACTTGAGCGATATATGATGTTGAATGGGCAGAACAATATGGCAATCACAAGCtgcagaaaagaaagaaaaaaggctaTTAAGATGCATATTCTGGAAGTTGGATGGCCTAGAAATAGGATGAATAAAATGATCTTACGACAAGTAAAGCCAGAGGGACAAGTTCAGTGATTGCTTGGTGGGACTTTGTTTTGGGGTCCATCTCTAAGTCAAGGTTTGAGAGCACACTGGCCTGTGCTAATACTGAAAGCCCAAAACTAAGGAAGAAAACTTCGCGATAACCCAACTGTGTTCCTTgcttaaaaccaaatataaatgaataattgACTCTGTATTGCTGCCAAAAGTATATATTCCCAGCATACATAAGCATGTGGAGAACAATGAAGCCGAAGAAGCTGCAAGTTCAAAATAAGTCATTGAACAAATAGAAGTTAATTACTAGCgtcatataataaaaattgaagcaaGTGGGATTGCTTTTCCTGGGGCAATGTCTCAGCATTTAATAAGCCAGGTACATTCTCAGATATTGCAGAGCATTTTCATAGCTAATAACTTCAGTTGTTGGGAATCTTGGGATGAAGCTTCGAGAATTAAGATGGGCAGAAGAAAGCACAGAGGTGGTAATCAGAGAATAAGCAGGAGATGGATTTTTACCTATAAAGAGGAAACATGTTTTGCATGTATTGCGTTCTTTCTTGCTTAAATTCCATTATTAGGAGATCCCGGGTATGGATGACCATTATGAGGGACACTAAAAGAGATACTGAACAACCAGCAAAGAAGCCTGAAAGTTTTccaatacaataaaaaatttcagcGACAAAGTATTTGgaaatattaaattgaaatgTTGCATGAATTTCACGTAAATCAAATTATACATTGTAGCAGAAATCTGACCTAGCGTAAAAGTCACTTTATGCTTTTCTTTCTTAGCTTTTTGTCTCAAGATCTTCATCCCTTTTCCACGGTTTGAGTTGGAGAAATGCTTGATGAATGTAGATTCCACCCTCTCCATAAGCTTGGTAACCTATATACGCATATTCCATATCAGATTACCAGAGTTCCCCTTAGTTAAAATTCTAAATTACATTGCAATTACAAGTGTATGAATTTCATCCTAGTTTACAAACAACCTAGGAGGGAAACCCTCTTGTTAAAGCTACATTCCCACTCAAGAGCAACTCTTCTCTTCTCAATTCTCATAGATCCCTGGGCTTGCCTCATATTGATCCTAAGAGCAACATTCTTGGAATAATCTTATCTAATTTAGGACTAGTTTTTCAAGAATCATGGTATAGTGTCTTCCTTCTTCAAATCATTTCTTTTTAGGGCTTCTTttattgaacttttttttttcctttctcattcaaaGCTTTCTTGTCACACcctgattttattttatttttctttaaaaacatgcCTAAAAgcgatttttttaataaaaaaattgcagTGATTTTAAACTTGCTGCTGGCTTTAGCACAAAGATGCTTTAAATGTTGCTTTGAATAAATGAGGATAGCGTAGCCAGTTGGACTTGCTCAAAAGCAAAACTCCAGCCTCTCTGATTGAAATCTAACAACAATTTTGGACTATTAAAAATCCAAAGTCAGAGATTGCAGGGTTTTCAGTGTATTTAATAGCTAACCAAGTACTTGTTTGTTTGTCTGCttgtttttttcaattaatcaaattaCTTCGGTCGTCTCACCTTATCAGAGCTGCCAAGATAAGAATCATCCACCTTTTTGAGGAAAGCCTTTGATGCATGTTTGGATGTTATCTGCAACAGTGAGGCAAAGACCTGGCTCAGACTGAAATCTATTATTCAATTTAACCTATATAAATGAGAGAATAATAAAGAGGCCCATCTAAACCCCAgcccaaagaaagaaaaaggagaggAGAGGGAGGAGGGCCCCATCcctttgaaatttttgataaaacaaatgccattattttcattaaattaaatttacctATCATCATCACTTCGTGAGCCTCTGAATGGAAACGTacgtaaagaaaaattaatctCCGTGTTTTGAGAAAAGTACCTTGTCATATTTCTTCATGATCTTGGAAAACGCCAACGTATTCATGAAGCTGTTTTGTAGATATATGATTAAATTAAGTGTCAATTTATGGCATCTTTTAAAGGATGTAAGAGCAAATTAACAAATGTACGTAGTGACAATTACCTGTAGCTTTTTAGAAGGCGAAGCTTGTGGTAGAATTCAACAAAAGCCCGCTTAAGttgattttgaactttctcTAAATTTTCCCTGGTGAAATTCATCTCTCTGCACTGAGGAACGTTGAGGCAGCCTTTGATGGTGGAACGAGGTGTCTCCAAGGTGTTGTTCATTTTCACACTTCTAAGTACTTGTAATGGAGCTGGTCTAGTACTGGCCCTGATGCTATTTGGCTTCCCTTCTTGACTACTTTGCTTGGTAGTTTTGGGCTTCTCCACATCTTTGGCTACACTAAATTCAACATCATCAGATTGCTCAATCTTGCTGATCTCCTCCTCAACTTCTTCTATTGTACCAATATCAAAAATTCTTCCTGTGTATCAAAACTTAAACTGAGAGCTTGGGCTTGCGAATTGTGATCATCCATATTAATTCAATTCCAAGAAGTACTGTTAATATAGTGAGAacactaaaactaaaaaaaaatgacagcAGAAGGACACGTACTGAGCATATAAACCATAATAATCACATGAGACTTAATTGATTAGAAAAGCTTACGGCTTGATCTAGCTGCAGATGGAGTAGTGGCGGACAGCGCTGCAGTTGAAGTTGCAACATCCACAGAAAGGCGAGCCATCTCCACTGAACTATCCATGAAACCTTGTGGATTCCTCACTTTTACTCGAAAAGCGATTAAAGCATCCATTTGCTTATTCAATAATGCTGCCTCATTCATCACCTCTTCCACCTTAGATCTGTAGAACTGGACAACTTTATTGAACTCCTCGTCAAGCCTTTTGAAGTAGACAAGCTCTATTTCTCCTTCCTCGGCTTTCAATATGGGCGACATAATCTCATAGACCCCCGAGCCTCCTTGCTCCACTGAATTCACCAGATTATCTTGGCATTCCACGTCGGTTGGTGATGGGGTTGTGGGATGGTTGTGTCTTTGTGTTAGGCCACTGAAAGCTCGGACCAGTGTCAACTTTCGCTGCAGCCGAGCTGAGGTGGTTGGTGACCTTTCATTTTTTCCCTTGAAGCGTTGCAATTCTTTTAGAAGGTTCTTGAGATAATGATAATCCATATATGCTTCTTGCCATTCCGTCACCATTTGTGCCTTGAACTCCTTTCCGAACTTCATATTCAAGTTGCAGCATGGATCAAGCACTAGTGTTCGAGTTGTATGAAGTGcttaaaaagatgaagaaaagacCCTAATAATATTTAAGACCATGTCTGCTCTCAAACGAAGCAATCGAGTCCGAAAAACAGTGAAACACAATAGTAATAAAACGAAGCTGGCAGAAGCGGTGCACCTAGGGTTGGTGAAGCCTTTACTATGCTTGTAAATACGAAGTTGGCGATGGAATTAAATGCAGAGAGAGGAAGACAACTGGAGATGGAGACTTCTAACGAATCATGAACCCACTTGACCTCTCACTTCAGTGAGTAGTGGAGATAAACATTAAATCTCCGTTGTGCGCCCTAAATGTACAAAGGGGTCCATATGTGACATTTCtgattaatattttagattttttgagaGTTGAACTGGCTGAGAATGGAACACCTCCACCCCAAAATAACAATTGGAGCCGACATGACGAGCTGGGATATTTTTTGGATAACTATCACCGCATAGCTTGAAGGCGGTTGAGGTCTAAAGATTATGCCAAACTCTAATGAAAGGTCTTTTGAGTGCTTTTATggtttcattttgaaaaattatgatattttactCATTCGCTTTCAATagatccaaataaaaaatatttctatgaattaacaaagaaaaattctacCATAAATTTGGTAAGAAAAATTCTACAATATGGAAAAGATATGGAGGTCTCAAACCATGATTATATTTTTCTGCCcccttctcatatttttttttttaattttgtttttttgcgtAGCATGATCATTACATTCTTGGTACAATTATCATATTCGCTCAAGTGAGATTAGGCAAAcacatttaatattttgaaaaacgcTATAAATATCAAAGATTGACCCATTAACTAATTTGggatatattagaaaataaattggaaaaagtaggctttgattcactaatataaaaatatatgaaaaaagcAATTTACCTCTTATTATTccctaaaatattatttttacttgtcaTGTTATCAACattaattaataacaaaactccTCTATGTAAATATTTacgtttcttttaaatttattattattgttattattattattttattatttgagattttttttcactatttctaATATCCACACTCTTCAAACTACCTCACTTTTACTATAGAATGTTTgttcatggaaaaaaaaataagtctcAAATTTTTCCTAAGAGGTGTTTATTTCTAAAGgggaaaaaatctcaaataataataataataataatgaaatctaaaaagaaaggaaatattTACGTGAAGGAGTCTAATTGTTAATTGATGTTGATGACATGACAAAtaaaatagacattttaaaaaataattggatgATTCATTAAAAAGTAATGTATTTAATatgaagataatactaattaaaaaagttttgggttttttttctatatatttttatattaatgagtcaAAATCCACttttctcaaataaattatttgtgaTGAAATTATTTATCACTAATTTTTAAGTTTCGATGATGAATATTTTTCGTCACCAAATCCTCAACCATCTTTTGAAAACAATACTtactatttataattattattttataataatattattgtattaaaaaaatgaaattttgttgCATAAAAGAATTAGAAGAAGAAATCTGAAGAAGATAAATGAGAATtctcaaagaaaaatataatgttaTTTCAGTAGGAAGTCTCCTCTTTTTGTAAagatttagaaaatgatttaaattaaaatcttaatAGGAAAAACCCTGTAAGAAAAActtagtgaataaaaaaaagaataatattatttcaattattttactATTAAAACTGCTTTGCTAAAAACCCTGccacttaaattaaatttaataggACAAAACCTaggtaaaggaaaaaaaaaatgaaaaagaaaaggtgcAACATATCCATACCAATTGGCAGATCTCTTAATTTTAGCATTCCAACGTGTATCTTAACATTTTCAATATAGTTGATGGTAAtactactacaaaaatataaaataatgattctCCAATCCATGAAACTTGTAAAAAGCGTGGATTATTGAGCTTATACAAGGGgcacttcaaaagaaaaaagcatagaaaaaatcaatattagcGATTTGTAGAAgcgatattaattttttttttttttaaagcatggTGCTTTATACAAgtgtcattaaaataaaatatatatataaatatataattctcCCAAATTTCCCAATCTATCTCGCCACACATTCCCTCCAATTTCACAAAATCCAACAGACCTCTAAAGTGTAGGAGCTCATACCCACAACATTCATGGAACAATGAAATACTGATACACTATTGGAGACATACTAACGAGCCCAATGACCTTAAAACCCTCCATAAATCTTGGACATGCACCTATACCCGTCGGGTCTGACATCCTTCTGGTGAGCTACAATGTGCTAGGTTGCAAtaaatatctatttttcttGAAACTTAGAAAAACCCCACACTGTAAAGCAAAAGACAACAACAACCTTCATGGCGAAAAACCATTTCCTCACCCTGAAATCCATTTATGAGTTGTCTTAATCCCTTTCTCATTCCTGAAATCCATTAATCATTTATATGTTCTATAACTAAAATCCCCTTTACCATTAATTATAAGAGCCTTAACAGACATGTAGAAGGCATCGCCAAAAAGCCCAATATCGATTAATACCATTGATGTATGTCTCTAGTAAGTCTCTTCTTAACCCATtgcttttcaattttcatgGTTTAATAAGGGTTATTTTTTGTGTATTTGTGAATTTTATAGGTATTTTGAAGAATAAGATTCACAACTtaaattttatggtattttGAAGGTGTATCCTATTATGTCTAACCATAGATATTATTTATATAGGAATGTTTAAAACAAAAGGTCATTGTAGCAAATGAATGAAGGGGAACATGGAGAGATGCAAGTTTAGATGAGGGGGATTTTAGATTTCAATAGAGGTTTAACTATTCAGCAACTTGGAAACCTAGATTAGGGAGTagtaaggtaaaaaaaattgttattacaAGAGATATCCCTTTAGTAGAATTTTTGAAGAGTTCCTGTCTCAAAGAGTTTGGTtatctatcttttatttttgcattttgggtttgatttagtatcagaaaaaaatttgttttcagtcttttttatttatttctaagtttccttgtttttaaattttatcattattatttgctTTTCAAATAATGATGTTAAGCAAGAAAGACcaaatttgatcatttttctttaatgtgTTGATCCTCTTTGTAGgagttgttttctttgttttaggagggtttttttttgtattgatCATTTGTGAATATCATTTTTAGTTGTTTATTGACCACCACTACAAGAAATAGGATTTTTGGTGACAGTCGCCAACCGTCACCAAATCTTATATATCTATGACCAAAACCTATTGTCGCGGTCTTATGAAACCGTGACCGAGCATCACAGTATGAGGCgtagctaaaggtattggtcacAGTTTCCTAAGTGATCGACACCATATGATTTCCTTTTTTGTGACGGCCATACAAAAACTGTGATGAAAAAGTTCAGAATACTTTGctatttattaagttaatttagtCATGGTCAGGTAATAAATATAATCGTGACTATATGTTTAACCTTTAGTCACGATCAAATAATGAACGTGattaaatgtacacttatagtCATGGGTAAAATTATCGACCATGACTATATGTGGTCAAGTAAGTTACCATGCCTAAATGTAAACTTATGGTCATGGTTAATGCTCtaaaccgtgactaaatgtatgtcTATAGTCATGGTTAATAAAATGACTGTGACTAAATGTAAACTTATGGTCACGGTTAGTGCACTAATCGCAACTAAATGTATGTCTATAGTCACGATTAATAAAATGACATTGACTAAATGTAAACTTATGGTCACGCTCAATTCCCTAGccgtgactaaatgtatgtcTATAGTCACGGTCAATGCCCTAATTGTGACTAAATTGATCGTATGGTCACGGTCAATTCATTAATCATTACTAAATATAGGTATATGGTCATGGTAATTAAGTGACCGTGACTAATCATTAAGTCTATTATGACAAAATGTCCACTTATGGTCACGACTATTAATGACTgtgattgaaattaatcatatgaTGGCCGTTATCCCCAAATTTTGGTGACGGTTCATTATTGAGCGTGACTAAAAGTACACTTATGGTCACAATTTTTTAGTGGCCGTGACTAAATTTGTTATGTTTTagacattattttttataaattaaaatttcccaaACCTGTTATAAACCCAAACAAACCCATTTTAGACCTATATATGCAATTAAGCAATTAAACCAATTTCAATATATTACAATTAATTATTCCAagctagttaaaaacttatatatcaatataagtcattaaatataaaaaacataatataacaaaaaaaaaaaaaaaaccaaacaaacaaaaaacaaagagattcaaatttagtttcacattctaacataatataacaaatcaaccaaccaaacatcacataatagtcatagaaagcaaaaaaagttaGATGATACAGATGTAGATGCTCCAGATGATgcagaagtagaagaaga contains these protein-coding regions:
- the LOC100255708 gene encoding phosphate transporter PHO1 homolog 3, which codes for MKFGKEFKAQMVTEWQEAYMDYHYLKNLLKELQRFKGKNERSPTTSARLQRKLTLVRAFSGLTQRHNHPTTPSPTDVECQDNLVNSVEQGGSGVYEIMSPILKAEEGEIELVYFKRLDEEFNKVVQFYRSKVEEVMNEAALLNKQMDALIAFRVKVRNPQGFMDSSVEMARLSVDVATSTAALSATTPSAARSSRRIFDIGTIEEVEEEISKIEQSDDVEFSVAKDVEKPKTTKQSSQEGKPNSIRASTRPAPLQVLRSVKMNNTLETPRSTIKGCLNVPQCREMNFTRENLEKVQNQLKRAFVEFYHKLRLLKSYSFMNTLAFSKIMKKYDKITSKHASKAFLKKVDDSYLGSSDKVTKLMERVESTFIKHFSNSNRGKGMKILRQKAKKEKHKVTFTLGFFAGCSVSLLVSLIMVIHTRDLLIMEFKQERTQYMQNMFPLYSFFGFIVLHMLMYAGNIYFWQQYRVNYSFIFGFKQGTQLGYREVFFLSFGLSVLAQASVLSNLDLEMDPKTKSHQAITELVPLALLVLVIAILFCPFNIIYRSSRFFFLTCLFHCICAPLYKVTLPDFFLADQLTSQVQAFRSFEFFLCYYGMGDYRLRQNTCKRNDAYNAFLFIVAAVPYWCRFLQCLRRLFEEKDPMQGYNGLKYFSTVVAVSVRTAYSLNRGLAWRIVAFISSAFAAVFSTYWDLVFDWGLLQKHSKNPWLRDKLLIPYKSVYFGAMVLNVLLRLAWLQTVLNFKLPFLHTEALVTIVACLEIIRRGIWNFFRIENEHLNNVGKYRAFKSVPLPFNYDEEDEEKDE